In Carnobacterium sp. CP1, the following are encoded in one genomic region:
- a CDS encoding cytochrome P450, giving the protein MDEQSMPHEKGLDNTVHVLKEGYRYILNRRKSFQSDVFETRLLGQKAFCIGGEAAAELFYDTTKFKRAGAAPKRVQKTLFGETGVQTLDGEEHLHRKEMFMSLMSPEKLDKMDKILKKQWEATAEKWAEQDEIVLYHEAQEVLFRTACEWAGVPFEEREVAELAADLGKMIETPAEIGPAHWIGRHDRNQTEKWMENLIEQVRDKKLSPPEGTALAVFSWHQDLEGNLLDANTAAVEVLNIIRPIVAIAIYINFTALAVHEYPAAKEKLAAGDPKQLQAFVQEVRRFYPFFPFQGAIVKKDFTWQGYEFEEGTLTILDIYGTNHDPVLWKNPEVFDPERFMDWKESPFSFIPQGGGDFLGGHRCAGEWLTIKVMNTCLDYLANRMEYEVPQQDLSYSLDKMPSIPHSEMILKNIRMKN; this is encoded by the coding sequence ATGGATGAACAGTCAATGCCTCATGAAAAAGGGTTAGATAATACAGTGCATGTTTTAAAAGAAGGGTATCGCTATATTTTGAACAGACGAAAAAGTTTTCAATCGGATGTTTTCGAAACCCGTTTATTAGGCCAAAAAGCGTTCTGTATAGGTGGAGAAGCAGCAGCTGAACTCTTTTATGATACGACTAAGTTTAAAAGAGCAGGCGCCGCACCAAAAAGAGTGCAAAAAACGTTGTTTGGCGAAACAGGCGTTCAAACATTGGACGGCGAAGAGCATTTGCACCGCAAAGAAATGTTTATGTCTTTAATGTCTCCCGAAAAATTAGATAAGATGGATAAAATCTTGAAAAAGCAGTGGGAAGCAACGGCAGAAAAGTGGGCAGAGCAAGATGAAATCGTGCTGTACCATGAAGCTCAAGAAGTATTGTTTCGCACAGCTTGTGAATGGGCTGGTGTTCCTTTTGAAGAAAGAGAAGTTGCAGAATTAGCAGCAGATCTAGGCAAGATGATCGAAACACCTGCTGAAATTGGGCCAGCACATTGGATAGGACGGCATGACCGCAACCAAACTGAAAAATGGATGGAAAACCTGATCGAACAAGTTCGCGATAAAAAATTGTCTCCTCCTGAAGGTACAGCTTTAGCGGTCTTTTCATGGCACCAAGATTTGGAAGGAAATCTATTAGATGCCAATACGGCCGCGGTAGAGGTATTAAATATTATCAGACCGATTGTCGCGATTGCGATCTACATTAACTTTACGGCATTGGCTGTCCATGAATACCCGGCAGCAAAAGAAAAATTAGCTGCTGGTGATCCAAAACAACTGCAAGCATTTGTTCAAGAGGTACGACGATTTTACCCGTTTTTTCCTTTCCAAGGAGCGATCGTAAAAAAAGATTTTACTTGGCAAGGCTATGAATTTGAAGAAGGGACCTTAACGATTCTTGATATTTACGGAACAAACCATGATCCGGTCCTTTGGAAAAACCCTGAAGTATTTGATCCTGAACGATTTATGGACTGGAAAGAAAGTCCCTTTTCGTTTATTCCACAAGGAGGCGGCGACTTTTTAGGTGGACACCGTTGCGCCGGAGAGTGGTTGACGATCAAAGTGATGAATACTTGTTTAGACTATTTAGCCAACCGCATGGAATACGAGGTGCCTCAACAAGACTTAAGCTATAGTCTAGATAAAATGCCGAGTATTCCTCATAGTGAAATGATTTTGAAAAATATCCGCATGAAAAACTAA
- the dnaX gene encoding DNA polymerase III subunit gamma/tau codes for MSYQALYRVWRPQRFQDIAGQKAITQTLRNALIQGKTSHAYLFTGPRGTGKTSGAKIFAKAINCHYLKDGEPCNECETCVAITQGQLNDVIEIDAASNNGVEEIRDIRDKAKYAPTIADYKIYIIDEVHMLSTGAFNALLKTLEEPPKNVVFILATTEPHKIPLTIISRTQRFDFKRISVRDICDRMIYILNQEKIGFEEEALPVIARAAEGGMRDALSILDQAISYGDSVVTIEHAMSVTGSLTQELMLAYFDAIVTRNTEKGLSLLQEILADGKDASRFVEDLILFSRDILVYQQAPQMSDLLDGATVDTGFKGLSETISANLLYQMITILNGTQNELRFTNHPDVYLEVATVKLTQLNPNPAASVVEPKAAAATPVEAAPDQGKMANLENELMQMKKQLQSIAANGGAQQPVKKAKRAATKATGNQFTPNTPAIYGVLKEATKENLNQLRDVWPDLLNMLSVTQRAMLKASTPVAASPNGLIVSFDYDILCQKATNDTELLAAVTEYLRRLVGYEPQMICVPAEQWPVIRGQYVQQLKGQPSVKKAPVQQSANPTGQAPQSTTQQQENGAADQKKRPAEADSSEWDSLEGIIPPTEEEDNTVVTEAMNLFGKTIVEVRND; via the coding sequence TTGAGTTATCAAGCACTTTATCGAGTATGGCGGCCTCAACGTTTTCAAGACATTGCCGGACAAAAAGCCATTACACAGACATTAAGAAATGCCCTGATCCAAGGGAAGACAAGTCATGCTTATCTCTTTACAGGCCCTCGTGGAACCGGGAAAACCAGTGGGGCTAAAATATTTGCCAAGGCCATCAACTGCCATTATTTGAAAGATGGCGAACCGTGTAACGAATGTGAAACGTGCGTTGCCATTACTCAAGGACAGTTAAACGATGTGATCGAAATTGATGCGGCCAGTAATAATGGGGTCGAAGAAATTCGAGATATCCGTGACAAGGCCAAATACGCACCCACTATTGCAGATTATAAAATCTACATTATTGATGAAGTTCATATGTTGTCAACGGGAGCTTTTAATGCGTTACTGAAAACATTGGAAGAACCACCTAAAAATGTTGTCTTTATTTTAGCAACAACTGAACCGCATAAAATTCCGTTGACCATTATTTCGAGGACCCAGCGCTTTGATTTTAAACGCATTTCTGTGCGAGACATTTGCGATCGGATGATCTATATTTTAAACCAAGAAAAAATCGGTTTTGAAGAAGAAGCTTTACCGGTTATTGCACGTGCAGCAGAAGGCGGAATGCGTGATGCATTAAGCATTTTAGATCAGGCGATCTCTTATGGCGATAGTGTGGTCACAATCGAGCACGCTATGAGTGTGACAGGCAGCTTGACGCAAGAATTGATGTTGGCTTACTTTGATGCCATTGTAACGCGCAATACAGAAAAAGGCTTATCGTTGCTGCAAGAGATTTTGGCAGATGGGAAAGATGCTTCACGTTTTGTTGAAGATCTGATTTTATTCAGCCGAGACATCCTCGTCTACCAACAAGCTCCTCAAATGAGCGACTTATTGGACGGAGCGACAGTTGATACCGGGTTTAAAGGGTTAAGTGAAACCATTTCAGCCAATTTGCTGTATCAAATGATCACGATTTTAAATGGTACGCAAAATGAACTGCGTTTTACCAATCATCCAGATGTTTATTTAGAAGTTGCAACAGTCAAACTAACCCAATTGAATCCAAATCCAGCAGCTTCGGTTGTAGAACCTAAAGCAGCAGCTGCAACACCAGTTGAAGCTGCGCCCGATCAAGGAAAGATGGCCAATCTTGAAAATGAATTGATGCAAATGAAAAAACAATTGCAGTCGATAGCAGCTAATGGCGGAGCTCAACAGCCTGTTAAAAAAGCGAAAAGAGCCGCAACGAAAGCAACCGGCAATCAATTTACTCCGAATACACCGGCCATTTATGGTGTCTTAAAAGAAGCCACTAAAGAAAATCTGAACCAGCTTCGAGATGTCTGGCCGGATTTATTGAATATGTTGTCCGTCACTCAGCGCGCTATGCTAAAAGCTTCAACACCAGTTGCCGCTAGTCCGAACGGCTTGATCGTTTCGTTTGATTACGATATATTATGTCAAAAAGCGACGAATGACACGGAACTATTAGCGGCTGTTACAGAGTATTTGCGTCGGTTAGTTGGATATGAACCGCAAATGATTTGTGTGCCAGCTGAACAATGGCCGGTCATTAGAGGGCAATACGTTCAACAATTAAAAGGCCAGCCGTCCGTTAAAAAAGCGCCGGTACAGCAATCTGCTAACCCAACCGGTCAAGCACCTCAATCGACCACACAGCAGCAAGAAAACGGTGCTGCTGATCAGAAAAAAAGGCCTGCAGAAGCTGACTCTTCTGAGTGGGATAGTTTAGAAGGCATCATTCCGCCAACAGAGGAAGAAGACAACACTGTGGTGACGGAAGCAATGAATCTATTTGGCAAAACGATTGTTGAAGTAAGAAATGATTGA
- a CDS encoding YbaB/EbfC family nucleoid-associated protein: MRGMGNMQGMMKQMQKMQKEMVKAQEALNEKEFLGTTNGDLVTVTLTGDRKMKSVSIKPEAVDPEDVEILEDLIVLASNDALAKVEAETEATMGKYTKNIPGM, translated from the coding sequence ATGCGTGGAATGGGAAATATGCAAGGTATGATGAAACAAATGCAAAAAATGCAAAAAGAAATGGTAAAGGCACAAGAAGCCTTGAACGAAAAAGAATTTTTAGGAACAACGAATGGTGATTTAGTAACTGTTACGCTAACGGGTGACCGGAAAATGAAATCTGTTTCGATCAAACCAGAAGCCGTTGATCCAGAAGATGTTGAAATTTTAGAAGACTTAATTGTTTTAGCGTCGAATGATGCACTAGCCAAAGTAGAAGCTGAAACGGAAGCAACAATGGGGAAATACACTAAAAATATTCCTGGAATGTAG
- the recR gene encoding recombination mediator RecR, which produces MDSYMKLPGIGAKTAARLAFFTINMKEDDVTDFAKALISAKRDLNYCSICGHITEEDPCSICQDKRRDRSTILVVEDPKDVMSLEKMREYHGLYHVLHGVLSPIEGTGPEDINIPSLIKRLQSEEAKEVIIATNATAEGEATAMYLSRLIKPAGIKVTRLAHGLSVGSDIEYADEITLLKAVEGRREL; this is translated from the coding sequence ATGGACAGTTATATGAAACTTCCAGGAATTGGCGCTAAAACAGCTGCACGGCTAGCTTTTTTCACGATCAATATGAAAGAAGACGATGTAACTGATTTTGCCAAGGCGTTGATCAGTGCTAAACGAGACTTAAACTATTGTTCGATTTGCGGGCACATTACAGAAGAAGACCCTTGTTCGATTTGCCAAGACAAACGACGTGATCGTAGTACGATTTTAGTGGTAGAAGATCCTAAAGACGTGATGTCATTAGAAAAAATGCGTGAATACCATGGATTGTACCATGTGCTGCACGGTGTATTGTCTCCAATCGAAGGTACAGGGCCGGAAGATATCAATATTCCAAGTTTGATCAAACGACTGCAGTCTGAAGAAGCGAAAGAAGTCATTATTGCAACCAATGCAACGGCTGAAGGAGAAGCAACGGCGATGTACCTGTCGCGTTTGATCAAGCCAGCCGGCATTAAAGTTACACGCTTGGCTCATGGGCTTTCTGTGGGAAGCGATATTGAATATGCAGATGAAATCACGTTGCTGAAAGCCGTTGAAGGCCGGAGAGAACTCTAG
- a CDS encoding YaaL family protein: MLFRKKPNLRKEYDAALLKLMTQTKDDWEYAKKIEQSVIEKDSLLFAQTKLAEIKYFYLFKEARKRDIKGDTTR; the protein is encoded by the coding sequence ATGCTGTTTAGAAAGAAGCCAAACTTACGAAAAGAATACGATGCCGCATTATTGAAGCTGATGACCCAAACAAAAGATGATTGGGAATACGCTAAAAAGATTGAGCAATCGGTCATTGAAAAAGACAGTTTGCTTTTTGCACAAACCAAATTAGCCGAAATAAAGTATTTCTATTTGTTTAAAGAAGCACGGAAACGAGACATCAAAGGAGATACGACCAGATAA
- the tmk gene encoding dTMP kinase — MKGTFITIEGPDGSGKTSVIQALLPKLEKALNQKIIATREPGGSRIAEEIRELILNPENTEMDVRTEALLYAAGRRQHLIEKVIPALTDGKIVICDRFVDSSLAYQGVARGIGVEQVAAINQFATENISPNVTLYLDIEAATGLERIHKNKSNRQYDRLDQENLTFHETVRSAYLELVENNQERMILIDASQDLEKVVQDCYAILLKRLAR, encoded by the coding sequence TTGAAAGGAACATTTATTACGATTGAAGGTCCGGATGGCTCAGGAAAGACGAGCGTGATTCAAGCTTTACTTCCAAAGCTGGAAAAGGCATTAAACCAGAAAATTATTGCAACAAGAGAACCAGGCGGCAGTCGGATCGCTGAAGAAATCCGTGAATTGATTTTAAATCCGGAAAACACTGAAATGGATGTCCGCACAGAAGCGCTTTTATACGCTGCTGGTAGAAGACAACATTTGATCGAGAAAGTTATACCGGCTTTAACCGATGGAAAAATTGTCATTTGTGATCGTTTTGTAGACAGTTCATTGGCTTACCAAGGTGTGGCACGAGGCATCGGAGTAGAGCAAGTTGCAGCTATCAATCAGTTTGCAACAGAGAATATTTCGCCAAATGTAACGCTTTATTTAGATATAGAAGCAGCAACCGGGCTTGAACGCATCCATAAAAACAAAAGCAATCGGCAATACGATCGATTGGATCAAGAGAATTTGACGTTTCATGAAACCGTTCGTTCAGCCTATTTAGAGTTAGTTGAAAATAATCAAGAGCGCATGATTTTAATAGACGCCAGTCAAGACTTGGAGAAAGTAGTGCAGGATTGTTACGCTATTTTACTGAAAAGATTAGCACGTTGA